A single region of the Oncorhynchus keta strain PuntledgeMale-10-30-2019 chromosome 4, Oket_V2, whole genome shotgun sequence genome encodes:
- the LOC118371972 gene encoding uncharacterized protein LOC118371972, whose translation MGDAEDDIAVVGIGCNFPGGEGLDSFWKVLLEGKNCAVPIPTERFDCSQWYDPDDNKVGKSRTAKAALIDGFNLFDHKFFGITETEVEQMDPQQKYLLQCTYRALENAGIPMEKASGTRTGVFLGLMNRDYEQSAGSVNPNIINHCTGTGLAMSLASNRVSYVFNFTGPSMSIDSACSSSLVALHFACQAIRQGDCEMALCGGVSCIIQPRVFVALSKAKMISPEGTSKPFSSRADGYGRGEGCGVILLKPLKQALKENDHVWGIIRKTAVNQDGRTVTPITKPSMVQQEELLRRIYSQSDLSTVQYIEAHGTGTPVGDPIEAGSISKVIAKARPPGSETLRIGSVKGNIGHTESAAGVAGLIKVLLMMKHETIVPSLFYSEDSASIDAKALNVKVPTKAEKWGDSVERVAGINNFGFGGTNAHVIVKQHKQSQVSRKSGRKSHKYFVLSASSEKSISMMMEDTIQQIDKDNKVDLEALAYTSACRRSHLKHKYKKAFRTSSLVDLKDQLKSALTKTPYPSYSDPRLVFVFCGNGVTYQGMCKELLKHEPVFREKIREVEMLFQKFNNMSVLERLESESEIKDFSKPDVIQPLLFAIQVGIASLFKHWGIKPDAILGHSVGEVAAAHCSGLLSLEDAVKVIYFRSTLQSKVTGGKMLVVSNMAVSEVLNLLPSYLNKVCLAASNSPQSCTLAGDADAIDSLHQKLSSSVKSKNLFLHVLDVPAAYHSQMMDPILSQIEDSIGYLQVNHVETELFSTVTGKEVEQPDFSTGKYWARNIREPVSFEQAVRSATKDKKNVVFVEIGPRRALQRNIQETLGNDTIVMSSVQPEKDHETMLTTVSKLFESGVQIDWDQFYRDCEALPTHFPVYQFDSTQRDVIIPASKINTAGTHPVLTQTGSEGNSFSCDLFSDSVSYVHEHKHNGVAIVPGAFYTELGLSAFMLSAKPKVPLNTLQISINFQSPFVFTKNAPEMKVQLEPAEDETHIKIHSSSSTYASGTIVCKQERLVEEQNISLSSIYKRCKSVMSSEEFYNIGHGGFQYGNVFQNKGDVHYGEELKEAFSVVTVPEELLSQLHDYCIHPVVLDFLMQLAPVTVAHGFSSRPGFPAKIGSLTVFEPLQPEMIVYVRAIDVGVDHFEVCGCFTDKEGRILVELKHVMIKYLGSHSRVVEEYFFHNDFRVVSEDIKSSQARKALVFSDQVGVSKAMQPHLSSMSKYIPFAHAKEFLNHGFPTLLANLNISDIKKNFEEVLFMWGEEELTSVKTETVLENIVNCCEIFRQLVLELRASNFPNSIRVITYRSAENTVDRISPGFALSGMTRACAAEMADLSFQLIDISSVSTEDIKALSEVLKSYPCSKYQELVVKDGLIFKSDIVHTPMESIESSGGSMSSSMSEACIFQTADPYRMTSLSAIRCEVEKKDIQQKSVEIQLSKISVHSSDYFPVSVSDLHFGKTIYWNKHTSQNHQLLALDFSGTVTAVGKDVSKLKVGDHVVSCYPVLTSSAIMVPEEACYKTKRLPFLKEAPCVSYFVLAWEILYKALTRVKEQRRLGIISSVPDSGLLKVLAQTANKSGWNVIVGTQCNGLFVNADKMDAFVLLPPFDESLLAKAGNFPGVRHIVIVCESQSQCLLAQSVFQNVKDSVRMQTLQMSSIIQRGSLIAQKPHIYRWLKSMHLDRKSFVLEHSTFQRLTSGSIDFLPVEESESYFSSKTVPVVALGKDDSRGTLSKIPLLPKPNQLFQKNSMYIVTGGLTGLGFETVKFISQKGGEYIVILSRSSPTPDIQQEICNLEKQYGAHIICMGCDVSVSEHVLRAIGLIGKKFPSCPIRGVFHSAVVLHDGLIESLDKSLYEKVLKPKVNGALNLHHATKHCKLDYFVCYSSVAAFIGNVSQTNYAAANSFLDLFCHYRRNIGLAGQSINWGPLNLGLLLNKDHFQRFLEAKGLMVMDVTEIRESLEQCLQLNKPQQAICKFNFKNMKYNVMSQNASLTMRMTALVEEAMQKDKLKESRSGHNAASSSPSGYIRSVLSETIGVDKNELNDDSPLSALGIDSMLAMTLQNLIFQERGVNVPLVQLLDPNSTLSTLISHLMEGTEGESQNDDQKEGMMDDMFTRL comes from the exons GAGAGGGGCTTGACAGtttctggaaggttctattgGAGGGGAAGAACTGTGCAGTGCCAATCCCAACTGAGAGATTTGACTGTTCCCAGTGGTATGACCCTGATGACAACAAAGTGGGGAAATCGCGCACAGCGAAGGCTGCACTTATTGATGG GTTCAATCTGTTTGATCACAAGTTCTTTGGCATCACTGAAACAGAAGTGGAACAAATGGATCCCCAGCAAAAATACCTTCTTCAGTGTACATACAGGGCTCTAGAAAATGCTGGGATACCAATGGAGAAGGCCAGTGGGACCAGGACAGGGGTGTTTTTGG GGCTAATGAACAGAGATTATGAACAATCTGCCGGAAGTGTCAACCCAAATATAATCAACCACTGCACCGGCACTGGACTAGCTATGAGTTTAGCCTCCAACCGAGTCTCCTACGTCTTCAACTTCACTGGACCCTCAATGTCCATTGACAGTGCCTGCTCTTCATCCCTTGTTGCACTTCATTTTGCTTGTCAAGCCATAAGACAAG GTGATTGCGAGATGGCCCTTTGTGGTGGTGTCAGCTGTATCATACAACCACGAGTCTTTGTCGCTCTCAGCAAAGCAAAGATGATTTCCCCTGAAGGCACAAGCAAACCTTTCTCCAGCAGAGCGGATGgctatggcagaggagagggctGCGGGGTTATTCTGCTGAAGCCACTGAAACAA GCTCTCAAAGAAAATGACCATGTATGGGGCATCATAAGAAAAACTGCTGTAAACCAAGATGGCCGCACAGTCACTCCAATCACCAAGCCATCCATGGTCCAGCAAGAGGAGCTGCTCCGCAGAATCTATTCACAGTCTGACCTGTCCACTGTCCAGTACATAGAGGCTCATGGGACTGGAACTCCAGTGGGGGATCCCATAGAAGCAGGCAGTATCTCCAAAGTCATTGCCAAAGCCAGACCTCCAGGTTCAGAAACACTCCGCATCGGCTCTGTGAAAGGCAACATTGGACACACAGAATCTGCAGCTGGAGTGGCAGGTCTAATCAAGGTACTACTAATGATGAAGCATGAAACCATTGTCCCTTCACTGTTCTACTCTGAGGATAGTGCCAGTATAGACGCTAAAGCCTTAAATGTAAAGGTTCCCACTAAAGCAGAAAAGTGGGGAGATTCTGTTGAAAGGGTTgcagggataaataactttggtTTTGGAGGAACAAATGCACATGTTATTGTCAAGCAACACAAGCAGTCACAGGTTTCTAGAAAGAGTGGTAGAAAATCACACAAGTATTTTGTCCTCTCTGCGAGTTCTGAAAAGTCTATCAGTATGATGATGGAGGACACAATTCAACAGATAGACAAAGACAACAAAGTTGATTTAGAAGCTCTTGCATACACATCTGCTTGCAGGAGAAGTCACTTAAAACACAAATACAAGAAGGCTTTCAGAACTTCCTCTCTGGTTGATCTAAAAGATCAACTCAAGTCTGCCCTGACTAAAACTCCCTACCCCTCATACTCAGATCCAAGGTTAGTATTTGTCTTTTGTGGTAATGGTGTGACCTACCAAGGTATGTGCAAGGAGCTCCTGAAACATGAGCCTGTGTTCAGAGAGAAGATCAGGGAGGTGGAGATGCTTTTCCAAAAGTTCAATAACATGAGTGTCTTAGAGAGACTTGAGAGTGAATCTGAGATTAAGGACTTTTCAAAACCAGATGTTATCCAGCCCCTCCTCTTTGCCATTCAGGTTGGCATTGCCAGTCTCTTCAAGCACTGGGGCATCAAACCAGATGCAATTCTTGGTCACTCTGTTGGAGAGGTTGCTGCTGCCCATTGCTCTGGTCTGCTGTCCCTTGAGGATGCAGTGAAGGTGATTTACTTCCGCAGTACTCTGCAGAGTAAGGTCACAGGAGGGAAAATGCTTGTGGTCAGTAACATGGCCGTGTCAGAGGTCTTGAACCTCCTTCCCTCCTACTTAAATAAGGTTTGCCTGGCTGCCTCCAACAGTCCACAGTCCTGCACCCTTGCAGGTGATGCTGATGCTATAGACAGTCTCCATCAAAAGCTAAGCAGTTCAGTCAAGAGTAAGAATCTGTTCCTCCATGTTCTGGATGTCCCTGCTGCATACCACAGCCAGATGATGGATCCCATCCTCTCTCAAATAGAGGACAGTATTGGTTATTTACAGGTGAATCATGTTGAGACAGAATTGTTCTCCACAGTGACAGGGAAGGAGGTAGAGCAGCCAGACTTCAGCACAGGCAAATACTGGGCCAGGAACATTCGAGAGCCTGTTTCATTTGAACAGGCAGTGAGATCAGCAACCAAAGACAAAAAGAACGTGGTCTTTGTAGAGATAGGCCCTAGAAGGGCTCTACAAAGGAACATCCAGGAGACTCTGGGAAATGACACCATAGTTATGTCCTCAGTGCAGCCAGAAAAAGATCATGAGACAATGCTGACCACTGTATCCAAACTGTTTGAGTCTGGGGTTCAGATCGACTGGGATCAATTCTACAGAGACTGTGAGGCATTACCAACACATTTCCCTGTGTATCAGTTTGATTCCACTCAGAGAGATGTTATCATTCCTGCATCAAAAATAAATACAGCAGGTACTCATCCTGTGCTAACTCAGACAGGAAGTGAGGGCAATAGCTTTAGCTGTGATCTGTTTTCTGACTCAGTATCTTACGTGCATGAGCATAAACACAATGGTGTTGCCATTGTCCCTGGCGCTTTCTATACTGAGTTGGGTTTGTCTGCTTTCATGTTAAGTGCCAAACCAAAAGTGCCACTCAACACACTGCAAATCAGCATCAACTTTCAAAGTCCATTTGTTTTCACCAAAAATGCACCAGAGATGAAAGTGCAACTTGAACCAGCAGAAGATGAGACGCATATTAAGATACATTCTTCCTCTTCAACCTATGCATCAGGCACAATAGTGTGCAAGCAAGAAAGACTAGTCGAAGAGCAGAACATTTCGCTAAGCTCTATCTACAAAAGGTGCAAGTCAGTGATGAGCTCGGAGGAGTTTTACAACATAGGTCATGGCGGGTTTCAGTACGGCAATGTTTTCCAGAACAAGGGTGATGTACACTATGGTGAAGAGCTTAAGGAGGCTTTTTCAGTTGTCACAGTTCCAGAGGAATTGCTGTCTCAGTTGCATGACTACTGTATTCACCCTGTAGTTCTAGACTTCCTGATGCAACTTGCTCCTGTTACAGTAGCACACGGATTCTCTTCCAGGCCTGGGTTTCCTGCCAAAATAGGCAGCTTGACAGTCTTTGAACCTCTGCAACCGGAAATGATTGTTTATGTGAGAGCAATTGATGTAGGAGTTGATCACTTTGAAGTATGTGGTTGCTTCACAGACAAAGAGGGAAGAATATTGGTTGAGCTTAAGCATGTGATGATCAAGTACCTTGGGAGCCATTCTCGTGTTGTTGAGGAATACTTCTTCCACAATGACTTCAGGGTTGTCTCTGAGGACATCAAGTCCTCTCAGGCACGAAAGGCCTTGGTCTTTTCTGACCAGGTAGGAGTTTCCAAAGCCATGCAGCCACACTTGAGCTCAATGTCTAAATACATTCCCTTTGCACATGCTAAGGAGTTCTTAAACCATGGATTTCCCACACTTCTGGCAAACCTTAATATCTCAGATATCAAGAAAAACTTTGAAGAGGTCTTGTTTATGTGGGGTGAGGAAGAACTCACTTCAGTCAAAACCGAGACTGTTCTGGAGAATATAGTAAACTGCTGTGAGATTTTCCGTCAACTAGTCCTGGAACTAAGGGCGAGTAATTTTCCAAACTCCATCAGAGTAATTACTTACCGATCAGCAGAGAACACAGTAGACCGCATCAGCCCAGGCTTTGCCCTCTCAGGCATGACTAGAGCATGTGCTGCAGAAATGGCAGATCTTTCCTTCCAGCTGATTGACATCAGCTCTGTCTCTACAGAGGACATCAAAGCTCTGTCTGAGGTCTTAAAGTCATACCCTTGCAGCAAATACCAGGAGTTGGTTGTGAAAGATGGGCTGATTTTTAAATCTGATATTGTGCATACTCCCATGGAAAGCATTGAGAGCTCTGGGGGAAGTATGTCTTCTTCAATGTCCGAGGCATGTATCTTTCAGACGGCTGACCCCTACAGAATGACTAGCTTGTCTGCCATTAGGTGTGAGGTCGAGAAAAAGGACATCCAGCAGAAGTCAGTTGAGATTCAGCTCAGTAAGATATCTGTTCATTCCTCAGACTACTTTCCTGTCAGTGTCTCTGATCTGCACTTTGGCAAGACAATTTACTGGAACAAACACACATCCCAGAACCATCAGCTTTTGGCCCTTGACTTCAGTGGCACTGTCACAGCTGTCGGGAAAGATGTGAGCAAACTGAAAGTGGGAGACCATGTTGTCTCATGCTACCCTGTTCTTACATCCTCTGCGATCATGGTTCCTGAAGAAGCATGCTACAAAACAAAGAGGCTCCCATTTCTAAAGGAGGCTCCATGTGTGTCCTACTTTGTGCTGGCATGGGAAATATTGTACAAAGCATTAACTAGAGTCAAAGAACAGAGAAGGTTGGGGATCATCTCCTCTGTTCCTGATTCTGGTCTGCTCAAGGTTTTAGCCCAAACAGCAAACAAATCAGGATGGAATGTCATTGTAGGGACACAGTGCAATGGGCTGTTTGTAAATGCTGATAAAATGGATGCATTTGTCCTCCTTCCGCCATTTGACGAATCTCTGTTGGCAAAAGCAGGCAATTTCCCTGGTGTTAGACACATTGTCATTGTCTGTGAATCCCAGTCCCAATGCTTGCTGGCACAGAGTGTTTTCCAAAATGTGAAGGATAGTGTTCGAATGCAAACTCTTCAAATGTCCAGCATCATACAAAGGGGATCACTCATTGCCCAGAAGCCACACATTTATCGTTGGCTCAAGTCCATGCATTTGGACAGGAAGTCATTTGTTCTAGAACACTCTACCTTTCAAAGGTTGACATCAGGAAGCATCGACTTCTTGCCTGTTGAGGAGTCTGAATCGTATTTTAGCTCAAAGACCGTGCCTGTTGTGGCACTAGGTAAAGATGATTCCAGAGGCACACTGTCCAAAATTCCTTTGTTGCCTAAACCAAATCAGCTTTTCCAAAAGAATTCTATGTACATTGTCACAGGTGGCCTCACTGGGCTGGGATTTGAAACTGTGAAATTCATCTCTCAGAAAGGTGGAGAGTACATTGTCATACTCTCCAGAAGTAGCCCCACACCTGACATACAGCAGGAGATCTGCAATCTGGAGAAGCAATACGGTGCCCATATCATATGTATGGGATGTGATGTCTCGGTCTCTGAGCATGTGCTCAGAGCGATTGGTCTCATTGGCAAGAAGTTTCCCTCTTGTCCAATCAGAGGAGTGTTCCACAGTGCAGTTGTCCTGCACGATGGCCTGATTGAATCCCTTGACAAGTCTCTGTATGAGAAAGTCCTGAAGCCCAAAGTTAATGGGGCTTTGAATCTACACCATGCCACGAAACACTGCAAATTGGATTACTTTGTGTGCTACTCCTCTGTTGCAGCGTTCATTGGCAATGTCTCACAAACAAACTATGCAGCAGCCAATTCATTCCTGGACCTATTCTGTCATTATAGACGGAATATTGGACTAGCTGGGCAATCCATCAACTGGGGGCCTTTGAACCTTGGTCTCTTGTTGAACAAGGATCATTTCCAAAGGTTTCTTGAGGCAAAGGGATTGATGGTGATGGATGTTACAGAGATTCGCGAAAGTCTGGAACAATGCCTCCAGCTAAACAAACCTCAACAGGCTATATGCAAGTTCAACTTCAAAAACATGAAGTACAATGTAATGTCTCAAAATGCCTCATTGACCATGCGTATGACTGCATTAGTGGAAGAGGCAATGCAAAAAGACAAATTGAAAGAGTCCCGGTCTGGACATAATGCAGCTTCCTCCTCCCCAAGTGGTTATATCAGATCTGTACTCAGTGAAACAATTGGTGTTGACAAGAATGAGTTGAATGAcgattctcctctctctgccttagGCATTGACTCAATGTTAGCCATGACTTTGCAGAACCTCATCTTTCAGGAGAGGGGTGTGAATGTGCCACTGGTTCAATTGCTGGACCCAAACAGCACACTGTCGACATTGATTTCACACCTGATGGAAGGCACTGAGGGTGAATCGCAGAATGATGACCAGAAAGAGGGCATGATGGATGACATGTTCACAAGACTATAG
- the ptchd3a gene encoding patched domain-containing protein 3, with translation MPVFNMAGCRTDCVEKPFSIGFQKFGRFVGRHPWWFFICPLVISTALGTGFYFLEDMEANNIEDQFTPVNGPAKLERKFVEENFPLNNSVYSNQRLYTMGEFASFIAVSRDPNIFTDGAIKEILSLDKKVREIKLSRGHEQLTYEGLCARKSNKCIPNKILDIMNHYGSNIDQTELTFPFFRFGFTTIFLGYSVGGVNVSSTVIKSAKAIRLFYCLKEGNRSTTDLWLNEFLKVFPSNQSLNFITVTHSTSLSRQVEFEANTRDVIPLFSITYVIAIVFSIVSCLRFDCVRNKVWVATFGVLSAGLAVLSAFGMMLHFGVPFVMTVANSPFLILGIGVDDMFILISCWQQTNVHARVEDRLADTYKEAAISITITTLTDVLAFYIGLMTPFRSVQSFCLYTSTAILFCFLYSITFFGAFLVLNGRRENSNKHWLTCKEVPEDCPVGRSKWYDLCCVGGAYDRHTGAEEVQPMNHFFKKHYGPFLVKPWTKVCVILLYSVYLSISIYGCFQIQEGIDLRNLAADDSYVNRYYDDEKAYFYEYGPNIMVIIRGEFAYWEEKNMLDLESCVEDFKNLSFIEKDIFTSWLKSYKYYGYHTNLNLSVENVFKTNLSSFLRSYSDFKQDVNFTNNSIRASRFFIQTVNITTAIDEMNMLNNLRDTARRCSVPLLVYHPVFIYHDQYAVIVSNTVQNISVTTAVMLLISLLLIPNPLCCLWVTFSIASVIVGVTGFMALWDVNLDTISMIILVVCIGFSVDFSAHISYAFVSNKKPTANEKAVEALFHLGYPILQGALSTILGVIVLSASKNYIFRTFFKIMFLVIFFGLFHGITFIPVFLTFFDFFSNNSGNVSPQEKRALENEAMTNCQLKNIQEKAIDHDKQIYDNHTFLPDNQQLFPTQACPSVWTLTVNTHPTQSGQMCMASTVPMFRVDSQTYEVQMYTASNDAVTVNCNQNLGAGEHHCVIGNNQPPVSQECNAPFINCSDSADPVP, from the exons ATGCCGGTATTTAATATGGCTGGGTGTCGGACAGACTGCGTTGAGAAGCCATTCTCCATTGGATTTCAGAAATTCGGCCGTTTCGTGGGAAGGCATCCTTGGTGGTTCTTTATCTgccccctggtcatctctacagcGCTCGGGACTGGGTTTTATTTTCTTGAGGACATGGAGGCCAACAACATCGAGGACCAATTTACACCAGTAAACGGACCCGCAAAACTTGAGAGGAAATTTGTAGAAGAGAACTTTCCGCTGAATAACTCGGTGTATTCAAACCAGAGACTGTACACCATGGGGGAATTTGCATCCTTCATAGCGGTCTCAAGAGATCCCAACATCTTCACCGATGGAGCCATCAAAGAAATATTAAGTTTAGACAAGAAGGTCCGGGAAATAAAACTTTCGAGAGGTCATGAACAGCTTACATATGAAGGACTTTGCGCCAGAAAATCCAATAAATGTATTCCCAATAAAATATTAGATATCATGAATCATTATGGTAGCAACATTGACCAGACTGAACTCACCTTTCCATTTTTCCGTTTTGGATTCACAACAATATTTCTAGGATATTCTGTCGGTGGAGTTAATGTAAGCTCAACAGTCATAAAGAGTGCTAAAGCAATACGACTTTTTTATTGTCTGAAAGAAGGTAACCGCTCTACAACAGATCTGTGGCTAAACGAATTCCTCAAGGTTTTCCCCTCCAACCAGTCACTGAATTTCATCACG GTTACACATTCTACATCCCTGTCTAGGCAGGTGGAATTCGAGGCCAACACCAGGGACGTTATCCCCTTGTTTTCCATCACATATGTTATCGCCATAGTCTTTTCCATTGTGTCTTGCTTAAG GTTTGATTGTGTGAGGAACAAGGTATGGGTGGCCACCTTTGGAGTATTATCTGCAGGGCTTGCGGTGCTGTCTGCCTTCGGGATGATGCTGCATTTTGGAGTGCCTTTTGTAATGACTGTGGCTAACTCCCCCTTCTTGATATTGG GTATTGGTGTTGATGACATGTTCATCCTCATATCCTGCTGGCAGCAGACCAACGTTCACGCCCGGGTGGAAGACCGCTTAGCAGACACATACAAGGAGGCGGCCATTTCCATTACCATCACCACCCTGACGGATGTGTTAGCGTTCTACATCGGGCTCATGACTCCATTCCGCTCTGTGCAATCCTTCTGCCTGTACACCAGCACGGCCATCTTGTTTTGCTTTCTTTACAGCATCACCTTCTTTGGGGCGTTCCTCGTACTGAATGGGAGGCGTGAGAACAGCAACAAGCACTGGCTGACGTGCAAAGAGGTCCCAGAGGATTGCCCCGTGGGTCGCTCAAAATGGTACGACCTGTGCTGTGTGGGAGGAGCTTACGACCGCCATACTGGAGCAGAGGAAGTACAGCCCATGAATCACTTTTTTAAGAAGCACTATGGCCCTTTTCTGGTAAAGCCCTGGACCAAGGTGTGCGTGATCCTGCTCTATTCAGTTTATTTGTCCATCAGCATTTATGGATGCTTCCAGATACAGGAGGGTATTGACCTTCGCAATTTAGCTGCTGATGATTCATATGTGAATAGGTATTATGATGATGAAAAAGCCTACTTTTATGAGTATGGGCCAAATATCATGGTAATCATAAGGGGTGAATTTGCATACTGGGAGGAAAAGAATATGTTGGATCTTGAATCTTGTGTAGAGGACTTCAAAAACCTGTCCTTTATTGAGAAAGATATCTTTACATCCTGGCTGAAATCTTATAAATATTATGGGTACCATACAAATCTGAATTTGAGTGTTGAAAATGTTTTCAAGACAAACCTAAGTTCGTTTCTGAGATCCTACTCTGACTTCAAGCAAGATGTAAATTTCACAAATAATTCCATCCGTGCCTCACGCTTCTTCATCCAGACTGTCAATATCACTACTGCCATTGATGAAATGAACATGTTAAACAATCTGCGAGATACTGCTAGGAGATGCTCTGTCCCTCTACTGGTATACCACCCTGTCTTTATATACCATGATCAGTACGCTGTCATAGTGAGTAACACCGTTCAGAATATCTCCGTCACCACAGCAGTCATGTTATTGATCTCCCTCCTACTGATTCCAAACCCTCTCTGTTGTCTGTGGGTGACGTTCTCCATCGCTTCTGTCATTGTGGGCGTCACTGGTTTCATGGCATTGTGGGATGTTAATTTAGACACCATATCCATGATCATTCTTGTTGTCTGCATTGGATTCTCCGTGGACTTCTCCGCACACATTTCCTATGCCTTTGTTTCCAATAAGAAGCCAACTGCAAACGAGAAAGCTGTGGAAGCGCTGTTCCATTTGGGCTATCCCATACTTCAGGGTGCTTTGTCAACCATACTGGGCGTGATAGTGCTGTCTGCTTCCAAGAACTACATCTTCAGAACCTTCTTCAAGATCATGTTCCTTGTCATCTTTTTTGGACTGTTCCATGGCATAACTTTTATCCCTGTCTTTTTGACATTCTTTGACTTTTTCAGCAACAACTCAGGCAATGTCAGCCCTCAGGAGAAAAGGGCGCTGGAAAACGAAGCCATGACCAACTGCCAGCTCAAAAACATCCAAGAGAAAGCCATTGATCACGACAAGCAAATCTATGACAATCACACCTTCCTGCCAGACAATCAACAATTATTCCCAACACAGGCCTGTCCCTcagtctggacactgactgtcaACACCCATCCCACCCAAAGTGGTCAGATGTGCATGGCAAGCACAGTTCCCATGTTCAGAGTTGATAGTCAAACATATGAAGTTCAGATGTACACAGCTAGTAATGACGCTGTCACGGTCAATTGCAACCAAAATCTGGGGGCTGGTGAACATCATTGTGTGATTGGAAATAACCAACCACCAGTTTCGCAGGAGTGTAATGCCCCGTTTATCAATTGCTCTGATTCTGCAGATCCTGTTCCTTGA